GCCCGGCGCCGACGGTCCTGCCCTGGAGGGGATGACGCCGGAACAGGTGGACGCGCAGGGCTCGGCGTCGTTCGAGGTGCCGGGCACCACGGCGGGCTCCGACGGCTGGCGGGTGCAGCTCTACCACCTGCGCAGCGGCGAGGGCTCCCTGGCCATCGCGCTGCCGCTGCACGGCGTGAGGACCTCCGTGGAGCGGGTGGTGACGCTCGTCGTGACCATCGGTCTGCTGGGGACGGCGGTGTCCGTCGTCGCCTCCAACCTGCTCGTGGAGCGGGCCTTCCGCGCCCTGAACCGGGTGGAGCGCACGGCCGCGAAGATCGCCGCCGGTGACCTGTCCCAACGCGTGGCCTACGCGCCTCCCTCGACGGAGGTGGGCCGGCTCTCCCGCTCGCTCAACGCGATGCTGGCGCACATCGAGACCGCCTTCCGGGACAAGGAGGCATCCGAGGACAAGATGCGCCGGTTCGTCCAGGACGCCTCGCACGAGCTGCGGACGCCGCTGGTGACCATCCGCGGGTTCTCCGAGCTGTACCGGCACGGCGGGATCACCCGCGAGGAGGACGTGGCGGCGGCCATGGGACGCATCGAGTCCGAGGCGGGCCGCATGCACCGGCTGGTGGAGGACCTGCTGACGCTGGCACGCCTCGACGAGCAGCGGCCCCTGGAGCACGAGCCGGTGGACCTGCTGGTCCTCGGCATGGACTCCATGATGGACGCCTCCGTGAACGCGCCGGACCGGAAGGTCAGCCTCGTCGGCCTGGACGGCGGGCCGGCCGGATCCGCCCCGCTCATGGGGGACGAGAACCGGATGCGCCAGGTCGTGGTGAACCTGATGACCAACGCCCTGCGCTACACGCCGGAGGGCACGCCCATCGAGATCGCCGTGGGCACCCGCGACGCGTTCGGCGGGGACTCCGGCGTGGACGGGACGCGCCACTCGGTGATCGAGATCCGCGACCACGGGGCCGGGGTGTCCGAGGAGGACGCCGCCCGGATCTTCGAGCGCTTCTACCGCGCGGACGCCTCCCGGCACCGCGAGACCGGCGGCACGGGGCTCGGCCTGGCGATCGTCGCGGCGATCGTGGCGCAGCACGGCGGCTCCGTGCGCCTGCTGGAGACCGAGGGCGGCGGCGCCACGTTCTCCGTGCACCTGCCCTGGGCCGCCCTGGAGGACGACGCGGACGACGACCTGGACCTGGAGGACGACGACGCGCGGCCCGGCGCCGGGGTGCCGGCGGGCCGGCCCCCCACGGGGGGGTCCACGGCCGCCGGATCCGCGGGGGCCTTGGAGACCGGTCAGCGCCGCCGGCTGGCGTGGGCGGGCGAGCGGTTCCGCCGCGCGTCGGCTGCCCGGAGGCAGGCCCAGGCGGGGACCTCTCCTGCACAGGCCGCCCGCGACGGCGCCTGATCCCCCGGCGGGTCCCTCCGCCCGGAGGGGCCCGGAACGGCCCGCCTACAGTGGGAGCCGCGGCACCCGCCGCGCTCACGACCGCCGGGGCACCCGGCGCCTGAAGAGGGGGACCACATGACCATCGTCCAGATCGACGTCGAGGACCTGCGCGCCAAGAGCGGCGCCGTGGAGGGCTCCATCGCCCGCCTGCAGACCGAGGTGAACACCATGGAGGCCAACCTCCGCCAGCTCGAAGGCACCTGGCGCGGCCAGGCCGCCGCCAACTTCCAGGGCGTGCTCACGGAGTGGCGCGCCACCCAGGCCCGCGTGGAGGAGTCCTTGGGCGGCATCCGCCGTGCCATGGACCTCGCGGCCACCCAGTACTCGGACACGGAGGCCGCCAACGCCGCGATGTTCCGGCTCTGAGCCGGGCCCGTGCCGCGCCCCGTCGCCCGCCCGGGCGGCGGGGCGCGGTCGTAGGGTGGGCGCATGGCCGTGCTCATCGATCCACCCCGCTGGCCCGCCCACGGGACCGTGTTCTCCCACCTCGTCTCCGACGCGTCGCTGGAGGAGCTGCACGGCTTCGCCGCGGCCCACGGCCTCTCCCCGCGGGCCTTCGACCTCGACCACTACGACGTCCCGGCCCACCGGCACGCCGAGCTGGTGGCCGCGGGAGCCCTCGCCGTGGACGGCGGGGAGCTGGTGCGGCGCCTGATCCGTTCGGGACTCCGGGTGCCCGCCCGCCGGCGGGACGGCCGCGCGGAGCCCGTGCTGCGGCGCCGGTGGGCCCGGCTCTTCGCGGGGACGGACGCCTCGCCGGACGCGGTCACGGCCGCCGGGGCCGAGCTGCTGGGGCGCTGGTCCGAGCCCCACCGCCGGTACCACGCCCCCGCGCACCTGCTGGCCGTCCTCCAGGCGGTGGACCTGCTCTCCGCCGCCGGGGAGGACCTCGGGCCGCACCCCCTCGCCGTGCCCCTGGCCGCCTGGCTGCACGACGCCGTCTACACCGCCGACCCCGCCCGCGGCCCCGGCGCCGACGAGGAGGACTCGGCGCGCCTGGCCGAGCGCCTGCTCGCCGCGCCCGGCCTCGCGCTGGGGGACGACGTCGTCGCCGAGACCGCCCGCCTGGTGCGCCTCACCGCCGAGCACCGCCCCGCCCCGGACGACGCCGCGGGCGCCGTCCTCTGCGACGCCGACCTCGAAGTCCTGGGCCGCGCCCCGCACGACTACGAGGCCTACGTCGACCTGGTGCGCGCCGACTTCGCCCACGTCCCGGACGAGGCCTGGCGGACGGGCCGCGCCGCCGTGCTGGAGGGGCTCCTGGGGGCGGACCGGCTCTACGCCACCGCCGCCGGCCGCGCCCGCTGGGAGGACCCCGCCCGCGCCAACCTGGAGCGCGAGCTCGCCGCCCACCGGCCAGCACTTTCGTGAAAGAAAACGTCGCTACCGTCCCGGTAGACCGGGATGGTAGCGACGTTCTCCTCAGCGAAAACGCTGGGCGTCAGCGGGTGGTCACATCATGCCGCCCATGCCGCCCATCGGGTCCATGCCCTCGGCGCCTGCGGCGGCCTTCTCCGGCTTGTCCGCCACGACGGCCTCCGTGGTGAGGAACAGGCCCGCGATGGACGCGGCGTTCTGCAGCGCGGAGCGGGTCACCTTCACCGGGTCGTTGATGCCCGCGGCCATGAGGTCCACGTACTCGCCGGTGGCGGCGTTCAGGCCGTGGCCGGACTCCAGGGACTTCACCTTGTCGGCGACCACGCCCGGCTCCAGGCCGGCGTTGAAGGCGATCTGCTTCAGCGGGGCCTCGATGGCGACCTTCACGATGTTCGCGCCGGTGGCCTCGTCGCCCTCGAGCTGCAGGCCCTCGAAGGCCTTGGCGCCCGCCTGGATCAGGGCCACGCCGCCGCCGGCGACGATGCCCTCCTCCACAGCCGCCTTCGCGTTGCGCACGGCGTCCTCGATGCGGTGCTTGCGCTCCTTGAGCTCCACCTCGGTGGCCGCGCCGGCCTTGATGACGGCGACGCCGCCGGCCAGCTTGGCGAGGCGCTCCTGCAGCTTCTCGCGGTCGTAGTCCGAGTCGGTGTTCGCGATCTCGGAGCGGATCTGGGCCACGCGGCCGGCGATCTGGTCGGCGTCGCCGGCGCCCTCGACGATGGTGGTCTCGTCCTTGGTGATGACCACCTTGCGGGCGGTGCCCAGCAGGTCGAGGGAGGCGTTCTCCAGGGACAGGCCCACCTCGGAGGAGATGACCTGGCCGCCGGTGAGGATGGCGATGTCGGCCAGCATGGCCTTGCGGCGGTCGCCGAAGCCCGGGGCCTTCACGGCCACGGACTTGAAGGTGCCGCGGATCTTGTTGACCACGAGGGTGGCCAGGGCCTCGCCCTCGACGTCCTCGGCGATGATCAGCAGCGGCTTGCCGGACTGCATGACCTTCTCCAGGATCGCCACCATGTCCTTCACGGTGGAGATCTTGGAGTTCACGATCAGGATGTACGGATCCTCGAGGACGGCCTCCTGGCGGTCCGCGTCGGTCACGAAGTAGCCGGAGATGTAGCCCTTGTCGAAGCGCATGCCCTCGGTGAGCTCGAGCTCCAGGCCGAAGGTGTTGGACTCCTCGACGGTGATGACGCCCTCCTTGCCGACCTTGTCCAGGGCCTCGGCGATGAGGGAGCCGATCTGGGCGTCGGCGGCGGAGATCGACGCGGTGGCGGCGATCTGGTCCTTGGTCTCGATCTCGCGGGCGGCGGAGAGGAGCTCGGAGGTGACGGCCTCGACGGCCTTCTCGATGCCGCGCTTCAGGGAGATCGGGTCCGCGCCGGCGGCCACGTTGCGCAGGCCCTCGCGGACCAGGGCCTGGGCCAGCACGGTGGCGGTGGTGGTGCCGTCGCCGGCCACGTCGTCGGTCTTCTTGGCGACCTCCTTGACGAGCTCCGCGCCGATCTTCTCGTACGGATCCTCGAGCTCGATCTCCTTGGCGATGGAGACGCCGTCGTTGGTGATGGTGGGGGCGCCCCACTTCTTCTCCAGGACGACGTTGCGGCCGCGCGGGCCGAGGGTCACCTTGACGGCGTCGGCGAGGGTGTTCAGACCCTTCTCCAGGCCACGGCGGGCCTCTTCGTCGAATGCGATGGTCTTGGCCATGATGCAGTCCTTTCTGGACGGGTGCTTCGATTCGTGCCTGACCCGCAGCGGTGCCCGCGACGGACGGCCCCGGACCGGGGCCTCACCGATGGAGCAGGTCCTCCACCTCGGGCGGCCGCCGGCCGGGTACTGCTGGCAGTCGCACCGCGGGAGTGCTAGCCCCATTATGAGCACTCACCACCGGAGAGTGCAAAGCCCGCGGGCGCCCTGCGACGCCGTTCCGCAGGGGGCGAAAAGGGCCCCCGTCCGCGCCTCCTTCCGGAGCGCGGGCGGGGGCCCGGGACGGCCTGCGCGCGTCAGCGCACCGGCCGCCTGCGTGGGTCAGCGCACGACGACGACGGCGATGCCCGGCACCTGCAGGTTCGGCACCTGCTGCACCGGCATGCCCAGCTCACGGCCGACGGCCTCGGCGGCCGCCCGCTTGTCCGCGCCGTTGTACATCACCGTGTTCGAGGTGACGCGGAAGCCCGGCCAGTTGTCCGCGGTGACGCGGGTGTAGCCCGCGCCCGTGAGACGGTCGGCGTAGGAGGCGGCCAGGCCGTTCCTGCGGGTGGCGTTGTAGACGTTCACCGGGGTGGACTTCACGGCCCGATCCGCGGACTCCTGGGCCGCAGCGGACCGGGAGGCCGCGGCCGAACGGGACGCCTCCGCCGACCGGGACGCCTCCGCAGAACGGGACGCCTCCGCCGACCGGGACGCCTCCGCAGAGCGGGAGGCCTCGGCCGAACGGGACGCCTCGGCGGCGCGGGAGGCGTCCGCGGCGGCCTGCGCCGACTCGGACGCGGCACGCTCACGGGCGGCGGCGTCGGCGGAGGAGGCGTCGGCCGCGGCCTGCGCGGACTCGGAGGCGGCGCGGGCGGCGTCGTCGCGGGAGCGCTGCGCGTCCGCGGCGGCCTGGGAGGACTCCGCGGCAGCCTGGGAGGACTCGGCGGCGGCGCGGGACTCGACGGCCGCGTCGGAGGAGGGGGCCGCGGCGGACTCGGCGCCCGCGTCGGACGACGGGGCCGCCGGGGCGGCGGAGTCGGGGCCGGCGGAGGACGAGGCGTCGGAGCTCGGCGCGTCCGACGAGGACGAGGAGGCGTCGGCGGCGGGCTCGGAGGAGGAGGACGACGACGCGGCGCCGGCGACGGGCTTGTCGTCCCCGCCGTTCAGGCGCGGGAGCACCAGGCCCAGGAACAGGCCGACGAGCAGGACGGCGGCGGCGGCCGCCAGGAGCCACTTCAGGATGCCGCCGCCGGCAGCCGCCTCGGTACCGGCGGCGGTGGCGCCGGCGGCACCGGCGGCGGCCGGGGCCGCGGCGAACGACTCACGGTGTGCGCCGGACTGGTCGGTGTACTCGGGGACGTCGTCGAAGCGATCGGCGGGGTAGGCCATCGGTCATCTCTCCTGCGGGGAAGCGGGTGGGGCGGAGTTCTCGGGAGCCGGCCTCCGCCGCGCGCGGCTGCGCGTGCCGCGCGAGCGGGCCAGCCGGGACACCAGCAGCGGCTGCCGGGCCAGGGCAGCCCGGCGCTCCAGGAGCCCGTTCAACACCTGATAGTAGGCGGTCGGAGTGATCTGCAGGCGCTCTCGGATCGCGTGGTCCTTGGCGCCGCCGTGCCGCCACGTCTGCGCCTCCAGGGCGAGCACCGCCTCCTCGAGCTCCGTCAGCTCGTCCTGCGGGGTGGGCTCGGGCCCGTCAGCGGGGGCGGCGGGGCGGGGGTCGGCGTCGGGCATGGCGGCCACTCTACTGGGGCCCTCCGGGGCCGCACGGCTACGCTCGGGCCCATGGACCTGATCTCCCCGCTCGATCCCGGCTGGGCCGCCGCACTGGCAGACCAGGAGGAGGCGCTCGTCCGCGTCGGCGCCGAGCTCACCGCCCGCCGCGCGGCCGGCGAGCACGTGCTCCCCGCACCCGAACACATCCTCCGCGCGTTCCGCCAGCCCTTCGCGGACGTGAAGGTGCTGATCGTGGGCCAGGACCCCTACCCGACGCCCGGCCACCCCATCGGCCTGTGCTTCGCATGCGACCGCCACGTCCGGCCCCTGCCCCGCTCCCTCGCCAACATCCACCGCGAGCTCCACGACGACCTCGGCGTCCCGCCCGCCGCCCACGGCGACCTCTCCGCGTGGACGGACCAGGGCGTGCTGCTGCTGAACCGGGTGCTCACCGTGCGCGCGGGCGCGGCGGGCAGCCACCGCGGCATCGGCTGGGAGCAGATCACGGAGGCGGCCGTCCGCGCACTCGTCGCCCGAGGCACGCCCCTGGTCGGCCTGCTCTGGGGCAACGACGCGCGGCGCCTCGCGCCCCTCCTCACGGCGGGCGGCGCGGGCGTCGTCGAGTCCGCGCACCCCTCCCCACTCAGCGCGAGCCGCGGGTTCTTCGGCTCCCGCCCGTTCAGCCGGGTGAACGCGCTGCTGGAGGCCGCCGGGGCCTCCCCCGTGGACTGGCGCCTGCCGGACTGAGGCCGACGCCGCTCAGCGGGTGTGGCCCTCCGGCCCCGGCGTGGACCGCGCCGGGGACAATCGCTCGGTGACGGGCCGGGCCAGGGTGTCGCCGAAGACGGCGCCGGCGCCGATGCCCACGATGATCACGAGGGCGTTCACGATGCCCGCAAGCCCCGCCATGGTGGAGGCGGACTCCACGGTGAACTCGTAGAGACCGCGGAAGACGGCGAAGCCCGGCAGCAGGAAGAGGATGGCGGGCACCACGACGACGATGGGCGGCGCCCCGACCCGCAGGGCCACGATGCGTCCGGCGAACCCCACCATCGCGGCCGCGGCCGCGGGCAGCAGCTGCGCGCTCACTCCCAGGCCGGCGACCACGGTGTGCGCCGCGAACGCCGCCGCGGTCACCGCGCAGGAGGCCAGGAGGGTCCGCCAGCCGGAGCGCTCCACGACGGCGTCGCATGCCGTGGCGGCCACGACCAGGGCCAGGAGCAGGGTGGTGGGGTAGGCCGTGGACTGGGTGGCGGCCAGGTCCAGGCGGGCGATGCCCAGCATGTCCGTCAGCCCGACGGCCACCATGATCCCGGCCATGATCCCGATGAAGACGAGCATCGCGGAGATGAAGCGTCCCGCGGCAGTCACCGGGAAGCCGTTGATCGCGTCCTGCACGGCGGTGACGAACCGTGAGGTGGGCAGGAGCATCATGATCCCGCCGGCCACCACGATGGCCGGGTTCACCGGCACGTGCAGCGCATAGGCGCCGAGGGCGATCAGCGTGGCCAGGAACGCCCCGATCATCACGGAGTAGATCTCCGGCAGGAACACCGAGGTGCGCGTGTGCAGCCAGAACACGAACCAGGTGGAGACCATGCCCAGCAGGGAGCCCTGCCACGTGCCCCCGATGAAGGGGATGAAGCAGGCCACGAACACCCCGGCCAGGAGGATCTCCACAGCGGGCGGGTACGGCTTGGGACGCCGGCGGATCTCCACCAGCCGACGCTGCGCCTCGGCGCGCTCCAGGGTGCCGTCGGAGATCTCCTCGACCAGCCGGTGCACGGCCACGAGGCCCTCGAAGTTCGTGGAGTAGGTGCGGACCACGCGCTGCAGGGTGTACGGCACCTCGCCGCGGGACGAGTCCGGGGCGTAGTTCAGGGAGATCGCCTGGTTGGTCAGGTCCACCTCGGTCTCGTGGATGCCGTACGCCTGGGTGACCACGATGATCGAGGTCTCCACGTCCAGGGAGGTGGCGCCGAACCCGAACATCGTCTCCCCGAGCTTGAGGGCGAAGTCCAGGGTGGTGCGCGCCTCGAGCGCGGCGGCCTCGGTGTCCCTGCGCTGGCGCAGGGTGGAGCGCATCCGCTTGCCGTACGGCGAGGCCTGCAGCCGGTCCACCAGGACGATCGCCTGGGTGGGCAGCACCTCCTCGAACACGGCACGGTGATCCTCCCGGGTGCGGCGCCGCCGCCGGCGGCCGCGGGGCTCCTCCGGGCCGTGCTGCTTGAGGGGGTCCGGGACCACGACGTCCGGGACGGCGGCCGCGGCCTCCTGTGCGGTGGGCGCGTCCCCCTCCGCGGGGGCGAGCACCGAGGTGGGCACGGGCTCCGAGAGCGGGGGCGCGGTCAGGGGCGCGTCGGCGGCGGGGGTCGGCTCCTCCTCCGGGGCCGGGGCGGGCTCGGGTGTCGGCAGCGTCTCGACGGGCACGGTGGGCGCGGCCACCGGCGCCAGCACGGGAGGGAGGACGTCCTCGGGCCCGGGCTCCCGCGCGGGGGCGGCGGCCAGGTCCACCCCGTCCCCGGCCGGCGCGTCCCCGTCGGAGGCCCCGGCGGGCGTCCGCGCGTCGGCGGGCCGGAGCACCGGCAGCAGGGCGACGTGCACGGCGGGCTCCGCCGGGGCGGAGCCGGCGGCGTCCGGGCGGGTGCCGGCTCGGCGGGCGCCCTGCGGGACGCCGCCGTCCTCCGGGGAGCCGTCCTGCGGGGCCAGCGGATCCACGCTCCTCACCGGGTCCTTCCTGGGGTTCCTGTCCGGCCCGAGGGGGCCGGTCCCCTGGGCCGGGCCGCGACGCGGCTCCGCCCCCATCCAATCACGCCCCCGGAATGCAGGAAGGGCCCCCCGAGACGGGGGGCCCTTCCTGCGGCGGTGGATCTTACTGGACTCGAACCAGCGACCTCTCGCGTGTGAAGCGAACGCTCTAACCAACTGAGCTAAAGATCCGGGCGGAACGACCCATTGCCGGGCCGGACGACTCGAAGGACTCTACACCGCGCCGCCGCGCTGGGCAAATCCGCCGCCCGGCCCGGACGGGGTCAGCCGGCCTTCACCGAGACGTCGTCGATCCGGAAGGTCGTCGCGCCGCTGCCGTCCTCCGTCCCACTGAAGGAGATCGTCACCGTCTTGCCCGCGTAGGCGGAGAGGTCGGCCGCCTGGGCGAGGTAGCCCCTGCCCTTGTCCAGGTTGGAGTGGGTCCTCAGGGTGGTGGTCGTGGCGCCGTCGCTCACGGAGACCGTGAGCTTGTCCCACTGGCGGGCCGTGGTGGTCTCGGCGGAGTCCACGCGCACGGCGTAGCTCAGGGTGGCGGCGGCGCCGGCCGGCAGGACGGCCTTCTGGGTCAGCGTGGCCGTGCTGGTGCCGCCCTTGCCGTTCAGCGCGGCGTGGAGGGAGCCGGTGGCGGACAGGCCCGCCGTGGAGGAGGCGGCCACCCGGCCGGTGGCGGTCCAGCCGGTCAGGCCGCTCTCGAAGCCGCCGTTGACGAGCTTCTCCGCGCCGGGGACGGGGGTCACGGGGTGGGGGTCCGTGGTGCCGCCGCGCAGGGATGCGAGGGTCTTGGCCGCGTCGACGAGCCCGGCGCCGCAGCCCTCGGCGCACACGCCCGGGATCGGACGGGAGTTCGTCTTGAGGGAGGACTCCACCTCGGCGGGGGTCAGCGTGGCGTCCTCCGCCAGCATCAGCGCGACGGTGCCCGCCACGTGGGGGGTGGCCATGGAGGTGCCGTTGTACTGGGCGTAGGCGCCGGCGGTGGGCGTCGTCGTGCCCGCGTTCACCGTGGAGATGATGCCGGAGCCGGGGGCCGCGACGTCCACGGCCGAGCCGTAGTTCGAGTACGAGGCGCGGTTGCCGTTCACGTCGGTGGCGGCCACCGTGATGGTGTTCTGGCAGTTGGCCGGGCGGGCGTTGGCGGCGGACTGGTTCTCGTTGCCGGCCGCGACCACCACGGGCACGCCGCGGCCCACGGCCGCGTTGATGGCGTTCTGATAGGTGGTGCCGCAGGTGCCCTGGCCGCCGAGGGACATGTTGATCACATCCACCGGGGTCGGGTTGGCCGGCACGCCGGGGACGGAGCCGCCGGAGGACCAGACGATGGCGTCCGCGATGTCCGCCAGGGTGCCGCCGCACTTGCCGAGCACCCGCGCGTGCTGGACCTTCGCGCCCGGGGCGACGCCGACGACGCCCTGGGTGTTCGCCACGGCGGCGACGGTGCCGGCCACGTGCGAGCCGTGCCAGGACGAGTTCGAGGCGCGGGACTGGCCGCACTCGCCCGCCAGGTACCAGTCGCCCTCGTCCCGCGGGTCGGCGTCGCGGCCGCCGCCGTCCCGGGCGGTGGTGGCGTCGGAGATGAAGTCGTAGCCGGGGACGGTGTTGGCGTTCAGGTCCGCGTGGTCCGTCTGGCCGGTGTCGATCACGCCGACGATGGCCCCGGTGCCCGTGCTCACGTCCCACGCCCCCGGCACGCGCATGCCGTTGACGCCGGTGAAGCCCCACTGGTCGGCGTAGTACGGGTCCGCCGGCGAGAGCGCCGCCCGGGTCATGATCACGTTGGGCTCCACGGCCTCGACGGCGCCGGAGGCCCGGAGGTCGGCCATGAACGCGGCGGACTCCTCCTGCGTGAGCTTCTCGTCGGTGGCGATCACACGGGAGCCCAGCGCGGTCTCGCGCAGCTCCTTGACGCTGACGCCGGCCTCCCTGGCGGCCCTGCCCCACGCCTTCGCGCGGCCCTGGGCGGTGCTGTTCGCGGCGGTCTCCCGGTAGGTGACGATGAACGAGTCGTAGCCGTCCGCGTTCGGGTCGGCCAGGGGCGCGGCGGCGGCCGGGGAGGTGCGCGCCGGCTCGGCGGGGCGCTCGGCCGCGGCGAGGGTCGGGGCGGCGGTGAGCGCGGTGCCCGCGAGCACGGCGGCGGCGAGCAGGGAGCCGACGCGGCGCCGGGCGGAGGGGGAGGTCAGAGCGGTCACGGGAACTCCTCGGGAGGGGGCGGGGCCACCGATGCGACGACGACCGGGGACTCCGGCGCCGGGTGACCCGGACCACACTAGGATCGCGCATCCGCCTCCGACCAGGGCGTTCCGGCAAGTGTGGCCGATGGTCCAGGCCTCGCTGGCCGATGGTGCCACGCGGACCTGGCCGATGGTGCCGTCCGGGGCGGCACCATCGGGCAGACCCGACCCCTCGTCAGGGGCGCCGCACAGGCTGCGGCCTCAGGCGCGCCGCTGACGGCGGATGCCGAGGTCCTCCTCGCGGTGCTCGACCCCCAGCCCCGCGACGCCGGCCCGGCGCTGCTCCTCCTCGGCGCGCAGCTCCACCCTGCGCACCTTGCCGGAGACGGTCTTGGGCAGGGGCCGGAACTCGATGCGGCGGATGCGCTTGTACGCCGGGACGCGGTCCGTGACGTGCTGGAGGATGGCCCGGGCCGCCTCCTCCCCCGGCTCGTGACCGGCGGCCAGCGTCACGAACGCCTTCGGCACGGACAGGCGCAGCTCGTCGGGCGCCGGGACCACGGCGGCCTCCAGCACGGCCGGGTGGGTCATCAGCACCGACTCCAGCTCGAACGGGGAGAGCTTGTAGTCCGAGGACTTGAACAGGTCGTCGGCGCGGCCCACGTACGTGTAGATGCC
This sequence is a window from Micrococcus porci. Protein-coding genes within it:
- a CDS encoding S8 family serine peptidase codes for the protein MTALTSPSARRRVGSLLAAAVLAGTALTAAPTLAAAERPAEPARTSPAAAAPLADPNADGYDSFIVTYRETAANSTAQGRAKAWGRAAREAGVSVKELRETALGSRVIATDEKLTQEESAAFMADLRASGAVEAVEPNVIMTRAALSPADPYYADQWGFTGVNGMRVPGAWDVSTGTGAIVGVIDTGQTDHADLNANTVPGYDFISDATTARDGGGRDADPRDEGDWYLAGECGQSRASNSSWHGSHVAGTVAAVANTQGVVGVAPGAKVQHARVLGKCGGTLADIADAIVWSSGGSVPGVPANPTPVDVINMSLGGQGTCGTTYQNAINAAVGRGVPVVVAAGNENQSAANARPANCQNTITVAATDVNGNRASYSNYGSAVDVAAPGSGIISTVNAGTTTPTAGAYAQYNGTSMATPHVAGTVALMLAEDATLTPAEVESSLKTNSRPIPGVCAEGCGAGLVDAAKTLASLRGGTTDPHPVTPVPGAEKLVNGGFESGLTGWTATGRVAASSTAGLSATGSLHAALNGKGGTSTATLTQKAVLPAGAAATLSYAVRVDSAETTTARQWDKLTVSVSDGATTTTLRTHSNLDKGRGYLAQAADLSAYAGKTVTISFSGTEDGSGATTFRIDDVSVKAG